A single Lolium perenne isolate Kyuss_39 chromosome 6, Kyuss_2.0, whole genome shotgun sequence DNA region contains:
- the LOC127306583 gene encoding uncharacterized protein → MENGEGSPRCSVMAEPRCSSAATAAVGPDASQRAPNPGATTGNRKRKAPAAARKPRKAQVPVTYHIEVRYGHDSSGSHFFTSRREKLDRCAHIVAALPQPWPMTLADAQLWILKLFRLHPETQDLHFDGLFKAFPPDFEPDENSPEFYLEYLDWETRIFDTDRSWTSFLNKLKRKNVMQQLMLYVDCSELKHYDVLLKAVPDGCYSQPSPVLLPRSLDHVHLHFLDDRLEIMSPKEIAAYIASNWGIQGSPPEVCRLKQKALELRFGTYYDSYNFIPRLLKGIVRANPGSFVDIEDTEVVGCEGFRFLHRIFWALAQGIHAFRYCRPALCVKGTPLCERYQGVLLTALAVDANDCLVPVAFAIAESETKESWLWFLRNVKQAVVKKRSRVCIIHDCKAELVNAVDDIQNNPEEQHPWKDVQSRWCMQHLAENFLAYFEDKKLMTLFKKLCQQKQGSKFADIWKELDELTLKCAAEKKREEAELGEEGNRGVGSQIKIMNFSGWIHLKPKEKWSLLYDTNNARYGIMGIDMSDAYKHDHVLKGILCLPLSAIVKVTFNRMVEYFKNTSAAANEAINNPAIKFPQRVQDGMDLKMQKARMHQVICMNPKNKNVVLGDDVAKYVVQSGHKRVAVRLYTKSTGTMKNSGGCTVKKRAACSCNKLRLLHRPCSHVMAVCSQIGVSTSTYMSRYYSLSYLGNTWSAKFVLPDNLHDYHQLIDQFSYIYSSESKMPTWIPDKKLECGLPVFLTSDFTETGTDVEEQE, encoded by the exons ATGGAGAATGGCGAGGGCTCGCCCCGCTGCTCGGTTATGGCGGAACCGCGCTGCTCCTCCGCCGCTACCGCCGCCGTGGGCCCCGACGCGTCCCAGCGGGCGCCAAATCCC GGCGCCACCACCGGCAACAGGAAGCGGAAGGCCCCGGCGGCCGCTCGGAAGCCTCGGAAGGCACAG GTTCCTGTAACATATCACATCGAGGTGCGCTACGGGCACGACAGTAGCGGAAGTCACTTCTTCACGAGCAGACGGGAGAAGTTGGATCGGTGCGCCCACATAGTGGCGGCGCTGCCGCAGCCCTGGCCGATGACATTGGCGGATGCCCAACTCTGGATCTTGAAACTGTTCCGGCTCCATCCGGAAACGCAGGATCTCCATTTCGATGGGCTGTTCAAGGCATTCCCCCCTGACTTCGAGCCAGATGAGAATAGCCCAGAGTTCTACTTGGAATATTTGGACTGGGAGACCCGGATCTTTGACACCGACAGGTCCTGGACTTCCTTTCTCAACAAACTGAAGAGGAAAAATGTGATGCAGCAGCTCATGCTGTATGTGGACTGCTCTGAACTCAAGCACTACGATGTTCTGCTCAAAGCTGTACCTGATGGTTGTTACTCTCAACCGTCACCGGTTCTGCTGCCGAGGAGTTTGGATCATGTTCACCTGCACTTTCTGGATGACCGCCTGGAAATAATGTCACCGAAGGAAATTGCAGCTTATATTGCTAGCAACTGGGGCATACAGGGCAGCCCCCCTGAGGTATGTAGGTTAAAACAGAAAGCTTTGGAACTCAGGTTTGGTACCTATTATGATTCATACAACTTCATCCCAAGGTTGCTTAAGGGCATAGTACGTGCAAACCCCGGTAGTTTTGTCGACATCGAGGACACAGAGGTTGTAGGCTGCGAGGGTTTTCGGTTCCTCCACCGCATATTCTGGGCGCTTGCACAGGGCATACACGCCTTCCGTTACTGTCGCCCTGCGCTCTGTGTCAAGGGCACACCACTATGCGAGAGGTATCAAGGGGTGCTGTTGACGGCCCTTGCAGTGGATGCTAATGATTGTCTGGTTCCGGTAGCATTTGCTATTGCCGAGAGCGAGACAAAAGAAAGCTGGCTTTGGTTTCTTAGAAACGTGAAGCAAGCAGTTGTGAAGAAGCGCTCTCGTGTCTGCATTATACATGACTGCAAAGCGGAGCTGGTGAATGCTGTGGATGATATTCAGAATAACCCTGAAGAACAGCACCCGTGGAAAGATGTACAAAGCCGGTGGTGTATGCAACACCTTGCTGAAAACTTCCTGGCATATTTTGAGGACAAGAAGCTGATGACATTGTTCAAGAAGCTTTGTCAGCAGAAGCAAGGAAGTAAGTTTGCTGACATCTGGAAGGAACTAGATGAGTTGACCCTGAAATGTGCCGCAGAGAAAAAACGTGAAGAGGCAGAGCTTGGGGAGGAAGGGAACCGCGGTGTTGGCAGCCAAATAAAGATAATGAACTTTTCTGGTTGGATACATCTGAAACCAAAGGAGAAATGGTCACTGTTGTATGACACAAATAATGCTAGGTATGGCATCATGGGAATTGATATGTCTGATGCATACAAGCATGATCATGTATTGAAGGGGATACTCTGCCTTCCGCTCAGTGCCATTGTAAAGGTCACGTTCAACCGCATGGTGGAGTacttcaagaacacaagtgccgcAGCAAACGAAGCAATCAACAATCCAGCAATAAAGTTCCCTCAACGTGTACAGGATGGCATGGATTTGAAGATGCAGAAGGCCCGGATGCATCAGGTGATCTGCATGAACCCCAAAAACAAAAATGTTGTATTGGGGGATGATGTTGCGAAGTATGTGGTTCAATCAGGGCACAAGCGTGTAGCTGTTCGCCTGTATACAAAATCTACCGGTACCATGAAAAATTCTGGAGGATGCACAGTGAAAAAAAGGGCCGCATGTTCATGCAACAAGCTGCGGCTTCTTCACAGGCCCTGCTCTCATGTCATGGCCGTCTGCAGTCAAATTGGAGTCAGCACTTCTACATATATGTCTCGGTACTACAGCCTGTCCTATCTAGGAAACACCTGGAGTGCAAAGTTCGTTCTTCCTGACAATTTACACGACTATCACCAACTAATCGATCAGTTCAGCTATATCTATAGCTCTGAGAGTAAGATGCCAACTTGGATCCCAGACAAAAAGTTGGAGTGTGGCCTTCCTGTTTTTCTAACGTCAGACTTCACAGAAACTGGCACAGATGTGGAGGAGCAAGAGTGA